One segment of Sesamum indicum cultivar Zhongzhi No. 13 linkage group LG4, S_indicum_v1.0, whole genome shotgun sequence DNA contains the following:
- the LOC105160002 gene encoding uncharacterized protein LOC105160002, which translates to MEISSGLRLSSHGLNREKNKDNEGTDLGNLELETAVHDIRSDYHIHSMNALEILRETVRILRYNSTGFMAIVAVLICPVSAVVLSNVLVDQSLVKILSLRLLLIAKSSGLPLKPFVKQSCQKLSEMAVSATMCFPLFITLLLLSKAAIAHSVDCTYSRRKFDSSKFYVIISKIWRRIVFTYLWVCVVISGCLILFIVLLVVVSSMFLFMGFPPDLILYPAMVVGFLFSIILANAIIICSIAIVISVLEDVSGPQALLRSSSLISGQTQVGLLIFLGSTIGMAFVEGLFEHRVKTLSYGDGSSRIWEGPLLVLMYSFVVLIDSMMNAVFYFSCKSYRMESADAESEPALEAPTVPSGSADVQ; encoded by the coding sequence ATGGAAATATCGAGTGGGTTGAGGCTCAGTTCACATGGATTAaacagagagaaaaacaagGACAATGAAGGGACGGATCTTGGAAATCTTGAATTGGAGACGGCTGTGCATGATATCCGGTCTGATTACCATATTCATTCCATGAACGCATTGGAGATTTTGAGAGAAACAGTCAGGATTCTTCGATATAATTCAACAGGTTTTATGGCAATTGTGGCAGTGTTAATCTGTCCTGTTTCAGCCGTGGTGTTGTCCAATGTGTTGGTTGATCAATCCCTCGTGAAGATATTGTCTTTACGGCTATTGCTAATTGCAAAGTCCAGTGGACTCCCTCTTAAGCCTTTTGTAAAACAGTCTTGCCAGAAGTTGTCGGAAATGGCGGTTTCAGCTACAATGTGCTTCCCGCTGTTCATTACATTGTTGCTCTTGTCCAAGGCTGCTATTGCCCATTCGGTTGATTGTACTTATTCAAGGAGAAAGTTTGATTCCTCCAagttttatgttattatttctAAGATCTGGAGGCGCATTGTCTTCACATACTTGTGGGTGTGTGTTGTAATCTCCGGTTGCCTCATTCTATTCATTGTCCTCCTGGTTGTTGTGAGCAGCATGTTCTTGTTTATGGGATTCCCGCCAGACTTAATTCTTTATCCTGCTATGGTAGTGGGATTCTTATTCTCAATCATTTTAGCAAATGCTATTATTATTTGCAGCATTGCCATTGTAATATCTGTTCTTGAGGATGTTTCAGGGCCACAGGCATTGCTAAGATCTAGTTCATTAATTAGTGGACAGACTCAAGTTggattattgatttttcttggaTCGACTATAGGTATGGCGTTTGTCGAGGGTCTCTTTGAGCATAGGGTGAAGACACTCAGTTATGGAGATGGCTCTTCCAGGATATGGGAAGGCCCCCTTTTAGTTCTGATGTATTCATTTGTGGTGCTAATTGACTCAATGATGAATGCAGTTTTCTACTTCAGTTGTAAATCTTATCGCATGGAATCTGCTGATGCAGAAAGTGAACCAGCTTTGGAAGCCCCGACTGTTCCATCTGGATCAGCAGATGTTCAATGA
- the LOC105160085 gene encoding uncharacterized protein LOC105160085, translated as MAWKAGAGKLEFDPEIEKTARRLRKETKQHKEEASTSSLPATDFELDVTTSNNSKDEVMAHNPERTIKEMTSLDLNQQPLCIEYPNLNVDFELKSSLIHLLPIFRGLAGEDPHKHLKEFHVVCSSMRPQGATEEQVKLRAFPFTLGDKAKDWFYSLPSGSIISWNELKKQFLENYFPASKTTNIRKEISGIRQFSSQSFYEYWGRFKQLVESCPHHQIPDHLLIQYFYEGLFEANRSLVDAASGGALYDKTPTEARKLITTMAANNQQFGSRNDNPPRRINEVSTFIDERLDKLTSLIEKFIGGGIQQVKTCGICTSLGHCIDACPTLQEESTEHANTVGGIFGKQQRRHDPFSNTYNPGWRDHPHLRYDNQPQNFQRVPHQQPPPPPPQTNPNNGMSLEDIVKTLALKTQQFQQETRSSIQNLESQMSQLVSSVSRLESQGKFSSQTIINPNQNVSAITLCRKLQLKNSTRHGHAQQDKTEDALEILPKQAEKSNLVSEESSKVFIPKHPFPERLAKSKEEEEEKDILEILLNVEVNIPLLNAIKQVPRYAKFLKELCTNKSKLRDNERVSMGENVSAILQRKLPPKCNDPGTFSIPCKIGKIGIEKAMCDLGASINIMPLTIYESLNVGPLKETGDILQLADHSIVYPEGVLEDVLVQVKRYEHPQGTLPLTQGFTILKLLQLAPITKGRSLSPFSNFIILDMHAYHIEDNVELSGGRCFDCFDRK; from the exons GTAAACTTGAATTTGACCCAGAGATCGAGAAAACCGCTCGTAGACTCCGAAAAGAAACCAAGCAACACAAGGAAGAGGCTTCTACTTCTTCCTTACCAGCAACAGATTTTGAGCTAGACGTGACCACGTCTAACAACTCTAAAGACGAAGTCATGGCCCACAATCCCGAACGAACGATCAAAGAGATGACTTCGCTCGACTTAAATCAACAACCACTCTGCATTGAATATCCTAatttaaatgttgattttgaacttaaatcCAGTCTCATCCACTTACTTCCCATTTTTCGTGGCCTTGCAGGTGAAGATCCACACAAACATCTCAAGGAATTTCATGTGGTGTGTTCCAGCATGAGACCTCAAGGAGCCACTGAAGAACAAGTCAAGTTAAGGGCTTTTCCATTCACATTGGGCGACAAAGCAAAAGATTGGTTCTACTCCTTACCTTCAGGATCTATTATTAGTTGGAACGAGCTCAAGAAACAATTTCTTGAGAACTACTTCCCCGCTTCAAAGACTACAAACATCCGAAAGGAAATAAGTGGAATACGCCAATTCTCTAGTCAAAGTTTCTATGAGTATTGGGGGAGATTCAAGCAATTGGTGGAGAGTTGCCCTCATCACCAAATTCCCGACCATcttctaattcaatatttttatgaagggTTGTTTGAGGCAAACAGAAGCTTGGTGGATGCAGCTAGTGGAGGTGCTTTGTATGACAAAACTCCTACCGAAGCACGCAAGCTAATCACAACCATGGCGGCTAATAATCAACAATTCGGTAGTAGAAACGACAATCCCCCACGAAGGATAAACGAGGTAAGTACTTTTATTGATGAACGTTTAGATAAACTTACTTCTCTTATTGAAAAGTTTATAGGGGGAGGCATTCAACAAGTCAAGACTTGTGGGATATGTACATCTTTGGGTCATTGCATCGACGCTTGTCCTACACTTCAAGAAGAATCAACCGAACATGCTAACACCGTCGGTGGAATTTTTGGGAAACAACAAAGGAGACATGACCCATTTTCCAATACCTATAACCCTGGATGGAGAGATCACCCACATTTGAGGTATGACAATCAACCTCAAAACTTTCAAAGAGTTCCACACCaacaaccaccaccaccaccacctcaaACCAATCCCAATAATGGTATGTCCCTAGAGGATATCGTGAAGACACTCGCCTTGAAGACCCAACAGTTCCAACAAGAAACTCGCTCGAGCATACAAAATTTGGAATCCCAAATGAGCCAACTGGTCTCCTCCGTCAGCCGCTTGGAGTCTCAAGGTAAGTTTTCCTcccaaactattattaatcctAACCAAAACGTTAGTGCTATCACCTTGTGCAGAAAGCTACAACTCAAAAATAGCACTAGGCATGGGCATGCACAGCAGGACAAAACAGAGGATGCACTCGAAATTCTTCCAAAACAAGCTGAAAAATCCAACCTAGTCAGTGAGGAAAGTTCCAAGGTGTTCATACCCAAACATCCCTTCCCGGAGAGATTGGCCAAGTccaaagaggaggaagaggagaagGATATCCTTGAAATATTACTCAATGTTGAGGTAAATATTCCCCTACTCAATGCAATTAAACAAGTACCTCGTTATGCAAAATTTCTCAAGGAATTGTGCACCAACAAATCTAAATTGAGAGATAATGAAAGGGTAAGTATGGGAGAAAATGTATCTGCCATTCTTCAAAGAAAACTACCTCCTAAATGTAATGATCCAGGTACGTTTTCTATCCCTTGCAAAATTGGAAAGATTGGAATAGAAAAAGCAATGTGTGACTTGGGTGCTTCTATCAATATTATGCCTCTTACTATTTATGAATCATTAAATGTTGGCCCATTGAAAGAAACGGGGGATATTCTTCAACTTGCCGATCATTCCATAGTTTACCCCGAAGGAGTTCTTGAGGATGTACTTGTGCAA GTGAAAAGGTATGAGCATCCACAAGGAACTCTTCCTCTCACCCAAGGTTTCACAATTCTCAAGCTCTTGCAGTTAGCCCCGATCACTAAGGGACGTTCTCTTTCTcccttttctaattttattatcctaGATATGCATGCTTACCACATTGAGGACAATGTGGAATTAAGTGGGGGAAGGTGTTTTGATTGCTTTGATAGAAAATGA